A section of the Parasteatoda tepidariorum isolate YZ-2023 chromosome 6, CAS_Ptep_4.0, whole genome shotgun sequence genome encodes:
- the LOC107457126 gene encoding 23 kDa integral membrane protein, with the protein MGYGAKDEENPVSEDETEAEKQKLRTPEMGDDVELKKIPVKVRDAAYPEVIIGNSDPLLKVHHLKYLLIGFNGFLTTLGLVLLSLSIWIYADAEYTQLETKLNVDNFKTVCILFIVASLIVIFVGFLGCFAAVTERRWLLIAFIGIFGIIFVVEIGAVVLMWSAPYSKTITRELEKQIKLQIDSRPIDDSARYFTDFIQSHLQCCGSLSPKDYGENDVPNSCDSEVNGLAYQEGCAAKMLSYLRSKAGIVGGIALPILLLQLLALMAAGCLIKSLDVESKYFM; encoded by the exons ATGGGTTACGGTGCCAAAGATGAAGAGAACCCAGTTTCGGAAGACGAAACTGAAGCAGAGAAACAGAAGTTGAGAACCCCAGAGATGGGTGACGATGTCGAATTGAAGAAAATACCTGTCAAGGTGAGGGATGCTGCCTATCCGGAAGTGATTATTGGAAACAGTGACCCATTGCTGAAGGTCCATCATCTGAAATATTTGCTGATAGGGTTTAACGGATTCTTAACG acatTAGGACTCGTCCTGCTATCTCTCTCAATCTGGATTTATGCTGATGCTGAATACACCCAGCTGGAGACAAAACTGAACGTGGACAACTTCAAGACTGTGTGCATACTGTTCATCGTCGCTTCCCTCATCGTCATCTTCGTCGGATTCCTTGGATGTTTTGCTGCAGTTACAGAAAGACGATGGTTGCTCATTGCT TTTATCGGGATTTTTGGCATTATTTTCGTCGTTGAGATTGGAGCTGTGGTTTTAATGTGGAGTGCACCTTACAGCAAGACA ATAACAAGAGAACTTGAGAAACAGATAAAACTACAAATAGATTCAAGACCCATAGACGATTCTGCAAGATATTTCACAGATTTCATTCAATCACAC CTCCAATGTTGTGGTTCTTTGAGTCCTAAAGATTATGGAGAGAATGATGTTCCCAATTCTTGTGACAGTGAAGTAAACGGATTAGCTTATCAGgag GGATGTGCAGCGAAAATGTTAAGTTACCTCCGCAGCAAAGCAGGCATCGTTGGAGGAATAGCTCTTCCAATTCTTTTGCTTCAGTTATTGGCTTTAATGGCAGCTGGTTGTCTTATCAAAAGTTTAGAcgttgaatcaaaatatttcatgtaa